The following are encoded together in the Microcaecilia unicolor chromosome 12, aMicUni1.1, whole genome shotgun sequence genome:
- the LOC115481991 gene encoding indolethylamine N-methyltransferase-like produces MESEFTDKDTYQIDFDPRDYLDTYYGAESGMLVQDGFLPFVLRKLAQTFSAGGVKGDLLIDIGPGPAIYQELSACEAFKEIIAADYTERNRQYFEKWLKNEPGIFDWTPVVKTVCDLEGKSGQLVQKQEKLRRAVKQIIKCDVTKSRPMDPLVLPKADCVLTIGCLECACKDLEAYQNALKNLSSLLKIGGHIIISEILGCTSYLCGTRRFSCLTLDEAFMKKAVTETGFVIEDLEVIHREYNKEQFELCDHTSSIFLVARKVKEI; encoded by the exons ATGGAATCAGAATTTACTGACAAGGATACCTATCAAATAGATTTTGATCCAAGAGATTACCTGGATACATATTATGGAGCAGAATCTGGTATGCTGGTGCAAGATGGATTTCTGCCATTTGTACTGAGAAAACTAGCCCAGACTTTCTCTGCAG GTGGTGTGAAAGGAGACCTCTTGATCGACATTGGCCCTGGACCTGCTATCTATCAAGAGCTTTCAGCATGTGAAGCCTTTAAAGAAATCATTGCTGCTGACTACACTGAACGAAACCGGCAGTATTTTGAGAAGTGGCTGAAGAATGAGCCAGGGATCTTTGATTGGACCCCTGTGGTGAAGACTGTCTGTGATCTGGAAGGGAAGAG CGGACAACTGGTCCAAAAACAGGAGAAATTAAGAAGAGCTGTTAAACAAATTATAAAATGCGATGTCACCAAGAGTCGCCCAATGGATCCATTGGTGCTGCCGAAAGCTGATTGTGTGCTTACAATTGGATGCCTTGAATGTGCTTGCAAGGACTTAGAAGCCTATCAAAATGCATTGAAGAATCTCTCATCATTGCTCAAAATAGGGGGGCACATAATAATCAGTGAGATTCTTGGTTGCACCTCTTACTTATGTGGAACAAGACGCTTCTCCTGTCTGACCCTGGATGAAGCATTCATGAAGAAAGCTGTCACTGAGACAGGTTTTGTCATTGAGGATCTGGAGGTTATTCACAGGGAGTACAACAAAGAGCAGTTTGAGCTGTGTGATCACACATCCAGTATTTTCTTGGTTGCCCGTAAAGTGAAAGAAATTTAG